The following coding sequences lie in one Erwinia amylovora genomic window:
- the sapA gene encoding ABC transporter substrate-binding protein SapA: MRKLFPLLLLAMSVLSTPVWPSSPGDIRQSGFVYCVNGVINTFNPQLASGGLVVDTLAAQIYDRLLDVDPYTYRLMPELAKSWEVLDNGATYRFHLRHDVSFQHTPWFTPTRAMNADDVVFSFERVFNRHHSWHNVNGGNYPYFDSLQFVDAVQSVKKLNNDTVEIRLNSPDASFLWHLATHYAPVLSNEYAERLTRADHQELMDRQPVGTGPFMLNDFRGGQYIRLQRHDDYWKGQPRMSQVVVDISAGGTGRLSKLLTGECDVLAYPAASQLSILRDDPRLRLTLRPGMNIAYLAFNTRKAPLDRPEVRQALALAINNERLMASIYYGTAETAASILPRASWAYDTGAHITPYNPARAREELQALGINDLHLTLWVPSASQAWNPSPLKTAELIQADLAQIGVTVTIVPVEGRFQEARLMTMNHDLTLTGWATDSNDPDSFFRPLLSCAAIASQTNYAHWCNSGFDVLLHKALLSQELAKRIDYYDRAQMLLAQQLPVLPLAYSLRLQAYRYDIKGLVLSPFGNASFAGVYRDDGKEKSP; the protein is encoded by the coding sequence GTAGATACGCTGGCCGCGCAGATCTATGACCGCCTGCTTGACGTTGATCCCTATACCTACCGTCTGATGCCTGAACTGGCAAAGAGCTGGGAAGTGCTGGACAACGGTGCGACCTACCGTTTCCATTTGCGTCATGATGTCTCTTTCCAGCATACCCCGTGGTTCACCCCAACGCGGGCGATGAATGCTGACGACGTGGTGTTCAGCTTCGAACGGGTTTTTAACCGTCACCATTCGTGGCACAACGTTAACGGCGGCAATTATCCCTACTTTGACAGTTTACAATTTGTCGATGCGGTGCAAAGCGTGAAAAAGCTTAACAACGATACGGTAGAGATCCGCCTGAATAGCCCGGATGCCTCCTTTCTCTGGCATCTCGCCACGCACTACGCTCCGGTACTGTCAAACGAATACGCCGAACGGTTAACCCGGGCCGACCACCAGGAGCTGATGGACCGCCAGCCGGTGGGTACCGGCCCGTTTATGCTGAATGATTTCCGTGGCGGGCAATATATTCGCTTGCAGCGTCATGATGACTACTGGAAAGGACAGCCGCGTATGTCACAGGTGGTGGTTGATATCAGCGCGGGCGGTACCGGGCGCTTATCGAAACTGTTAACCGGGGAGTGTGATGTGCTGGCATACCCGGCGGCAAGCCAGCTTTCGATTCTGCGTGATGACCCGCGTCTGCGCCTGACGCTGCGCCCGGGAATGAATATTGCTTATCTGGCATTTAATACCCGCAAGGCACCCCTCGATCGGCCCGAGGTTCGTCAGGCGCTGGCGCTGGCCATCAACAACGAACGCTTGATGGCTTCAATCTATTACGGCACCGCCGAAACAGCGGCTTCGATATTACCGCGCGCCTCATGGGCTTATGATACCGGGGCGCATATCACGCCCTATAATCCGGCCAGGGCGCGAGAAGAACTGCAGGCGTTGGGGATCAATGATCTTCATCTGACGCTGTGGGTTCCCTCCGCGTCGCAAGCCTGGAACCCCAGCCCACTGAAAACGGCAGAACTTATCCAGGCAGATCTGGCACAGATCGGGGTTACGGTGACTATCGTGCCGGTCGAAGGCCGTTTTCAGGAAGCAAGACTGATGACAATGAACCACGATCTTACGCTGACCGGTTGGGCCACCGACAGCAATGACCCGGATAGCTTTTTCCGCCCGCTGCTCAGTTGCGCGGCGATAGCCTCACAGACTAACTATGCGCACTGGTGCAATTCGGGCTTTGACGTACTGCTGCATAAAGCGTTGCTGTCTCAGGAGCTGGCAAAACGAATTGACTATTATGACCGCGCACAGATGCTGCTGGCGCAGCAGCTACCGGTGCTGCCACTTGCCTACTCCTTACGTTTGCAGGCTTACCGTTATGATATAAAAGGGCTGGTGCTCAGTCCGTTTGGCAATGCTTCGTTTGCCGGTGTCTACCGCGATGACGGCAAGGAGAAATCACCGTGA
- the sapB gene encoding putrescine export ABC transporter permease SapB: MIIYTLRRLVLFIITLFMLTLLGFSLSYFTPHAPLQGASLPDAWLFWFSGILHLDFGVSSINGQPIAQQLGEVFPATLELCLMAFTLAMLIGIPLGIAAGVMHDKWQDKAISALALVGFSLPVFWLALLLTLFFSLNLGWLPVSGRFDLLYPVNHVSGFALIDAWLSDSPWRREMVISALQHMVLPVIVLSVAPTTEMIRLLRLSTRDVMQQNYVKAAETRGLSLITILYRHVLHNALPPVIPRLGLQFSTMLTLAMITEMVFSWPGLGRWLINAVRQQDYAAISAGVMVVGALVIAVNVLSDILGAVTNPLKHKEWYAVR; encoded by the coding sequence GTGATTATCTATACGCTGCGCCGCCTGGTGCTGTTTATCATCACGCTATTTATGTTAACGCTCCTCGGCTTTAGCCTGAGTTATTTTACTCCGCATGCGCCGCTACAGGGCGCTTCGTTGCCGGATGCCTGGCTGTTCTGGTTTAGCGGGATATTGCATCTCGATTTCGGCGTCTCCAGTATTAACGGCCAGCCGATCGCCCAACAATTAGGTGAAGTGTTTCCGGCCACGCTGGAGCTGTGCCTGATGGCCTTTACGCTGGCCATGCTTATTGGCATTCCGCTGGGGATCGCCGCAGGCGTGATGCATGATAAGTGGCAGGACAAGGCTATCAGTGCACTGGCATTGGTAGGCTTTTCACTGCCGGTCTTTTGGCTGGCACTCCTGTTGACGCTGTTTTTTTCACTCAATCTTGGCTGGCTGCCGGTTTCCGGGCGTTTCGACCTGCTATATCCGGTTAATCATGTTAGCGGATTTGCGCTGATCGACGCGTGGCTATCCGACTCGCCGTGGCGGCGTGAAATGGTTATCAGCGCGCTACAACACATGGTGCTGCCGGTGATCGTGCTGTCGGTTGCCCCAACCACGGAGATGATCCGCCTGCTGCGCCTGAGTACGCGTGATGTCATGCAACAAAACTACGTCAAAGCGGCAGAAACGCGCGGACTGTCGTTAATCACCATCCTTTACCGTCACGTATTGCATAATGCACTGCCCCCGGTAATACCGCGTTTGGGCTTACAGTTTTCGACAATGCTGACGCTGGCGATGATTACCGAAATGGTGTTTAGCTGGCCCGGGCTGGGGCGCTGGCTGATTAATGCTGTCCGGCAACAGGATTATGCCGCCATTTCTGCCGGAGTGATGGTGGTTGGTGCGCTGGTGATTGCCGTAAACGTGCTATCCGATATTCTGGGAGCCGTGACTAATCCGCTGAAACACAAGGAATGGTATGCCGTCCGATAA
- the sapC gene encoding putrescine export ABC transporter permease SapC translates to MPSDNIYAERKPPSPLRHTWRLFYRDTTAMIGFYAFLALLLLTLFGAVLAPYGIDQQFLGYQLLPPSWSRYGDVSFFLGTDDLGRDLLSRLLSGAAPTVGAAMVVTLGSACCALVPGVMAGLTHGLRSAVLNHVLDTLLSIPSLLLAIIVVAFTGPKLEHAMLAVFLALLPRLVRAIYSAVHDELEKEYVVAARLDGASSFDILRYAIFPNIVALLVTEFTRALSLAILDIAALGFLDLGAQLPSPEWGAMLGDSLELVYVAPWTVMLPGAAIMLSVLIVNLLGDGIRRAIDAGVK, encoded by the coding sequence ATGCCGTCCGATAATATCTACGCAGAAAGAAAGCCGCCCAGTCCCTTGCGTCATACCTGGCGGCTTTTCTACCGTGATACCACGGCGATGATTGGCTTTTATGCCTTTTTGGCTCTGCTGCTGCTGACCCTGTTTGGCGCCGTGCTGGCACCCTATGGGATCGACCAGCAGTTTCTGGGTTACCAGCTGTTGCCGCCATCCTGGTCGCGTTACGGCGATGTCTCTTTTTTCCTTGGCACTGACGATCTGGGGCGCGACCTGCTCAGTCGCCTGTTGAGTGGCGCTGCGCCGACCGTGGGGGCGGCCATGGTGGTGACTCTGGGTTCGGCCTGCTGCGCCCTGGTGCCGGGAGTGATGGCCGGGCTGACGCATGGGCTGCGCTCGGCGGTGCTCAACCATGTTCTCGATACGCTGTTATCGATACCGTCGCTGCTGCTGGCCATCATTGTTGTGGCATTTACAGGGCCTAAGCTGGAGCATGCCATGCTGGCGGTGTTTCTTGCGCTGTTACCTCGTCTGGTTCGCGCTATTTATAGCGCAGTACACGACGAGCTGGAGAAAGAGTATGTGGTGGCGGCTCGTCTTGACGGTGCCAGCAGCTTTGACATTCTGCGTTACGCCATTTTTCCCAACATTGTTGCCCTGTTAGTGACCGAATTTACCCGCGCCCTGTCGCTGGCCATTCTTGACATTGCCGCACTCGGTTTCCTCGATCTCGGCGCACAGCTGCCTTCCCCGGAATGGGGAGCAATGCTCGGAGACTCACTTGAACTGGTTTATGTCGCTCCGTGGACCGTGATGTTACCCGGTGCAGCCATTATGCTGAGCGTACTGATTGTAAACCTGTTGGGTGACGGGATCCGCCGGGCCATCGATGCAGGAGTGAAATAA
- the sapD gene encoding putrescine export ABC transporter ATP-binding protein SapD, with the protein MPLLDIRNLTIEFMTADGPVKAVDRVSITLTEGEIRGLVGESGSGKSLIAKAICGVTKDNWRITADRMHFNDIDLLHLSPRERRKIVGHNVSMIFQEPQSCLDPSESIGTQLKQAIPGWTWKGRWYQRFRWRHRRATELLHRVGIKDHKDIMSSFPYELTDGECQKVMIAIALANQPRLLIADEPTNAMEPTTQAQIFRLLARLNQNNNTTILLISHDLQMLSHWADKINVMYCGQTMESAVSDELINSPHHPYTQALIRAMPDFGRSLAHKSRLNTLPGAIPSLEHLPIGCRLGPRCPYAQKTCIETPRLSGSKNHLFACHFPLNTGSQ; encoded by the coding sequence ATGCCGCTACTTGATATCCGTAACCTGACAATTGAGTTTATGACCGCCGACGGCCCGGTCAAGGCGGTGGATCGCGTGAGCATTACGTTGACCGAGGGGGAAATTCGCGGTTTGGTTGGTGAGTCTGGTTCGGGTAAAAGTTTAATTGCCAAGGCTATTTGCGGCGTCACGAAAGATAACTGGCGCATTACTGCCGACCGCATGCACTTTAATGATATCGATCTGCTGCATCTCTCGCCACGCGAACGACGCAAGATCGTCGGCCATAACGTTTCGATGATCTTCCAGGAGCCGCAGTCGTGCCTCGACCCGTCCGAGAGTATCGGTACACAGCTGAAACAGGCGATTCCAGGCTGGACGTGGAAAGGCCGCTGGTATCAACGTTTTCGCTGGCGGCACCGTCGGGCAACAGAACTTCTGCATCGGGTAGGGATTAAAGATCATAAAGATATTATGAGCAGCTTCCCCTACGAGTTAACTGACGGTGAATGCCAGAAGGTGATGATTGCTATTGCGCTGGCGAATCAGCCGCGACTACTTATCGCCGATGAGCCGACCAATGCGATGGAGCCAACCACCCAGGCGCAAATTTTCCGCCTGCTGGCGCGCCTGAATCAGAACAATAACACCACCATTTTACTGATCAGCCACGACCTGCAAATGCTCAGTCACTGGGCGGATAAAATCAACGTGATGTACTGCGGACAAACGATGGAAAGCGCAGTCAGTGATGAGCTGATTAACTCGCCCCACCATCCCTATACTCAGGCATTGATCCGTGCGATGCCGGACTTTGGCCGCTCTCTGGCACACAAAAGTCGTCTGAATACCTTACCAGGCGCTATTCCGTCGCTGGAGCATTTGCCGATTGGCTGCCGTCTTGGTCCGCGCTGCCCCTATGCGCAGAAAACCTGTATCGAAACCCCGCGCCTGAGCGGCTCGAAAAATCATCTGTTTGCCTGTCACTTTCCGCTGAATACGGGGAGCCAGTAA
- the sapF gene encoding putrescine export ABC transporter ATP-binding protein SapF codes for MFKTLLEVRNLSKTFRYRTGLFRRQHVEAVKDVSFSLGQRQTLAIIGENGSGKSTLAKMLSGMIAPSGGEISIDDRLLEFGDYAWRSQRIRMIFQDPSTSLNPRQRISQILDFPLRLNTELESAEREKRIIATLRQVGMLADHASYYPHMLAPGQKQRIGLARALILQPQVIVADEALAALDMSIRSQLINLMLELQEKYGIAYVYVTQHLGMMKHISDQVLVMHHGEVVERGETARVLAAPQHELTKRLVSGHFDETRNTVAGRG; via the coding sequence ATGTTTAAGACGCTGCTGGAAGTGCGTAATCTGAGCAAAACTTTTCGCTACCGTACCGGGCTGTTTCGACGTCAGCATGTCGAGGCAGTTAAAGACGTCAGTTTCAGCCTTGGTCAGCGGCAGACCTTGGCGATTATAGGGGAAAACGGTTCCGGGAAATCAACGCTGGCAAAAATGCTCAGCGGTATGATCGCCCCTTCTGGTGGGGAGATATCCATCGATGATCGTCTACTGGAGTTCGGCGATTATGCCTGGCGCAGCCAGCGAATACGGATGATTTTCCAGGATCCCTCAACATCACTCAATCCACGGCAGCGCATCAGCCAGATCCTTGACTTCCCCCTTCGGCTTAATACCGAACTGGAGAGCGCAGAGCGTGAAAAACGGATTATCGCCACATTGCGTCAGGTCGGGATGCTCGCCGATCACGCCTCCTATTATCCCCACATGCTGGCCCCGGGGCAGAAACAGCGTATCGGCCTTGCGCGCGCGCTGATTTTACAACCGCAGGTGATTGTTGCTGATGAAGCGCTGGCCGCTCTCGATATGTCAATACGTTCGCAACTGATCAACCTGATGCTGGAGTTGCAGGAAAAGTACGGCATTGCCTATGTGTATGTCACCCAGCATCTGGGCATGATGAAGCATATCAGCGACCAGGTGCTGGTGATGCACCATGGCGAAGTGGTAGAGCGCGGAGAGACCGCCAGGGTTCTCGCTGCGCCGCAACATGAACTGACAAAACGGCTGGTCTCCGGCCATTTTGACGAGACGCGGAACACCGTTGCCGGACGCGGATAA
- a CDS encoding carboxymuconolactone decarboxylase family protein, whose amino-acid sequence MEQRRITGNNYWYHETQTSLPSQRAPLVPEAATVEDRFLLGLAQIVDQDVKSILRQTHPTLQASRRLYQLLFPAQLATTLSHTLTLYDRLSSALTVAQVAGVQRLCNHYAARLHPLPGPDSSRESNHRLTQITEFVRQLASQPTLINAAALQRLDEVGLSAPDIISLSQVVGFVSYQARVIAGIHALLALPVSWMPGMRVPPDADHRLFSSIKDWQPLVAPVEMRYAAPDQLEAIAHSQPFNDLQVAARLFAHDAKTLSEWSQLLEKLADDSHNPLNALAAAVAARINGSHFCFSRYPAGELREALKVSIQQGLSIADKQQQQVIQFAAQLTRSPERVSAVHIQPMKDAGLNLAQIFAVIHSVAVSSWCNRLMQGLGTS is encoded by the coding sequence ATGGAACAGCGCCGCATTACCGGTAATAATTACTGGTATCACGAAACGCAGACCAGCCTGCCCTCACAGCGCGCACCGCTGGTTCCCGAAGCTGCGACGGTTGAAGACCGGTTTCTGCTCGGGCTGGCTCAGATTGTTGACCAAGACGTAAAATCCATATTGCGTCAGACCCATCCCACTCTGCAGGCTTCGCGTCGCCTTTATCAGCTTCTGTTCCCTGCCCAACTCGCCACCACGCTTAGCCATACGCTTACCCTGTATGATCGGCTCAGTAGCGCCCTGACGGTGGCACAGGTCGCTGGCGTGCAGCGCCTGTGCAATCACTATGCGGCCCGGCTTCATCCTCTGCCGGGGCCAGACTCGTCTCGCGAGAGCAATCATCGCCTGACGCAGATCACAGAATTTGTCCGTCAGCTTGCTTCCCAACCGACATTAATCAATGCCGCTGCGCTACAGCGTCTTGATGAGGTTGGCCTGAGCGCGCCCGATATTATCAGTCTGAGTCAGGTTGTTGGTTTTGTCAGTTATCAGGCGCGTGTGATTGCCGGAATTCACGCCCTGTTGGCACTACCGGTAAGCTGGATGCCTGGAATGAGGGTGCCACCTGATGCAGATCACCGCCTTTTCAGCAGCATCAAAGACTGGCAGCCGCTGGTCGCTCCTGTTGAAATGCGCTATGCGGCGCCCGACCAGCTGGAGGCAATCGCTCACAGCCAGCCGTTCAACGATTTGCAGGTCGCTGCGCGGCTGTTCGCGCATGATGCAAAAACCCTGTCAGAATGGAGCCAGCTGTTGGAAAAACTGGCAGACGATAGCCATAACCCTCTGAACGCACTGGCAGCGGCGGTTGCGGCACGCATCAATGGCAGTCACTTCTGCTTTAGCCGTTATCCGGCAGGCGAGCTGCGTGAAGCATTAAAGGTGAGTATTCAGCAGGGACTGAGCATTGCCGATAAACAACAGCAGCAGGTGATTCAATTCGCTGCCCAGCTGACGCGCAGCCCGGAACGCGTGAGCGCAGTACATATACAGCCGATGAAGGACGCGGGCCTGAACCTTGCACAGATATTTGCGGTTATCCATAGCGTGGCGGTAAGCAGCTGGTGCAACCGCCTGATGCAGGGGCTGGGAACCAGTTAG
- a CDS encoding LysR family transcriptional regulator, with translation MDIKQLIYLCNLERERHFGRAAEASFVSQPTLSMRLKNLERELGLSLINRSNNFDGFTPEGERVLSWAREIVSVYQGLKLEVESLKHGVSGTLRIGVVPQCGISLPTMLKAIGQRYPQLDYRLAVLSADQLLDALNAHTVDVGIGFFELAALRELHLQAETLADRGVELFYHPQHFPQLAGDTPLELAEIAGLPLCLAEQTRYFRRYIDSHFREAGLSLRVVLETTSVFQLLQAAQVGLGCLISPVGHQLEQMIGDLQRRRVAIAPMSRQGAVVIAEPGRATPLAQHFFDEVRRWLAGEPIS, from the coding sequence ATGGATATTAAGCAGCTGATTTATTTGTGTAATTTAGAGCGCGAACGCCATTTTGGTCGCGCTGCCGAGGCCAGTTTTGTCAGCCAGCCAACGCTGTCCATGCGCCTGAAAAATCTGGAACGTGAGCTGGGATTGTCGTTGATCAACCGCAGTAACAATTTTGACGGCTTTACCCCCGAAGGTGAGCGAGTTCTGTCATGGGCGCGGGAGATCGTCTCAGTTTATCAGGGGCTGAAGCTGGAAGTGGAATCCTTAAAGCACGGTGTCAGCGGAACATTGCGGATTGGGGTAGTGCCCCAGTGCGGTATTTCGTTGCCAACAATGCTGAAAGCAATTGGCCAGCGCTATCCGCAGCTGGATTATCGTTTAGCGGTGCTCAGCGCCGACCAGCTGCTTGATGCGCTTAACGCGCATACGGTCGATGTCGGCATCGGTTTTTTTGAACTGGCGGCATTACGCGAGCTGCATTTACAGGCGGAAACATTGGCGGATCGTGGCGTGGAACTGTTTTATCATCCGCAACATTTTCCGCAGTTGGCGGGAGATACCCCGCTGGAACTGGCAGAAATTGCCGGCTTGCCGCTTTGTCTCGCTGAACAAACGCGCTATTTCCGCCGGTATATTGACAGCCATTTCCGCGAGGCCGGCCTCAGTCTGCGCGTGGTGCTGGAAACCACATCGGTATTTCAGCTGCTGCAAGCTGCGCAGGTAGGCCTGGGTTGTCTTATTTCGCCAGTGGGTCATCAGCTGGAACAGATGATCGGTGATTTGCAGCGCCGCCGGGTCGCGATAGCGCCAATGTCACGTCAGGGAGCGGTGGTGATTGCAGAGCCGGGGCGTGCCACTCCACTGGCGCAACATTTCTTTGATGAGGTACGCCGCTGGCTGGCTGGCGAGCCGATTAGCTAA